AATAATAAAAAGAGCGTATGAGGCATTAGATCAGTTTAATTGGAGTGAAGATGAACTAATAACCTATGAACAAGAGTTAAAGCGTATATGGGATAATAAAGCAGTAGAAGATTATAAACTCGAACGCGCTAAAGCTGAAGGTAAAGCTGAAGGTAAAGCTGAAGGCATAAAGCTCGGTGAAGCTAAAGCAAAAAAAGATTTGGCAATAAAATTATTGAAATCTGAATTATCAGTTGAGACAATTGCTGAATATACGGATTTATCAATACAAGAAGTATTAAATTTAAAAAATAGCATAAAATAATAAGAAATATACAACATACAAAATTTTACCTTTAATGTGTTGTATGCTATTTCTATTAAATCATATAGATGCCTTATATCACACTACAAGTTTTATACTATACTGAACATTGAGAAGGCCATTCTTTAAGGCCTCAATGTCCTTAACATGGCCGCACCATTCTTGACGAAAACTATTCCATTTTAAGCAATGAAGGCGAATGTGGCGCTTAGTGTTTTCGTCTGGTTCAGAGGCAAATTTTAAAATCACAGCAGCTTTATTTTGCTGTTCTTTATCAAAAATATCTTTACCTATTGTAGTCCAATGATTCTGAACATTTGGATGTAAAGATAGCTGGTTCAAAAAAAAGTAGCATTATTTTTTGAACTCTAAGATTTTTGATATATAGTCATTTACAATGAAGTTTGCGTATAAAATATCCTGTTAGTAAATCTTATGATGCTATTGTCGCTTTTTTTATGCTCAAACCTCATTGTAAATGACTATAGTCTATAATCTAGAATAATAAAACATTCTTAACTTATGAACATGTGACTCTGTACCTTGATTCTAAAAATTAATCAGTTATGATGCGGAGATTGCTTTTTTTAATTTTTTGTGCAAGTTCATTTGCTAACTGGTATGCGTACACATTTTTCTATTGCATTTCTAGCTTTTTTAAAACCTTGCTAATATAAGGTGCTATTAAACCTGGATTATACTTAATAGCTAAATTAAACTTCTTTATTGCTTCTTGATGTTGTCCTAATTTCCTCAAAGCAACTCCTTTATTCATATAAGCTTCTGCCAGATCTGGTTTATGCTTAATAGCTATATCATAATTATCTATTGCTTCTTGATATTGACCTAATTCGTATAAAGCAATTCCTTGTACATATCGATGGTGAAGATAATACAACGAATGCTAATATAACAGCATAACATGGTTGTAAAATTGATTTCAAAACATTCATATTAACTTCTCTTTATTAGCATTAACATATTAGCTATCTGTTGAAACCTAATACCATGGGACCGATTGTTCCGTTAGAAAGTTGAATACATCTGCATTACCGCTTTTAGCAGCATAATCTATAGTAGTCATGCCGTTATCATCTTTTGCATCAATATCTGCTCCATAATCAATCAAAAGCTGTATAATATCTATGATTTTATTACGAATAGCAATATGTAGTAGCGTTTCTCCTTCATCATATTTTTTATTAATACCAGTAGAATTATGTTTTAGCATAATTGCTAAAGGTTCTACACATTTGCATTCAACAGCATCAGATAAAGGTGTATTACCTTGATTATTCTCGATATTTACATCAGCATTATATTTTAGCAGTAATGCTATATGATCATTGCAATAGGTAGGATATTTTTCGAAAAATTCATAATATACTTGAATTGTTTCAACAACAAGATGTAAAGCAGTGTGCCCATCATTATCTTGTGCGTTTACGTTAGCTTCATTGTTCAACAAAATCTTAGCAATAGGTAGATTCTTATATTTCAAAGCAACAGATAAAGCAGTAGTGCCATCTTTATATTTTGAATTGACAAGTGTAATATCCTTATTAATAAGCTGCTTCACTTTTTTAATATCACCATCTTGAATAGCGCTATGTAAGGTATACTTAGTCTTAGATTTTAATATCATATATTTAATCCTTTCATTCTCAATTATTTACTCATTAGCTAGCATGAAGTTTACAATATTCGCTTAAGCGTTCTCCAATCTCTGGTAGTTTAAGGTATTCAGCAAGAGCTATAAATTCTTGCTGCGTTTCAAATATTATTTCTTGCCTTTTGTGAGGAGGTTTGATGAATATAGTTGTAATATTATGGAATCTATCAAAAAGCTTGATCAGTAATAGTTCTGTTTTATTTTGGCTGCGTAATATTTGTATCATTTCCATAGCACTGATTTTCTTATTATTCCTAACCCTTGTGAGATCTGAAACTTGTTCTGCAATATTACTACCAAATTCGTAACTTATTCTTTCTTTAGTTAGTTTTGTGTCTTCAAGTGTATCATGTAGTATTGCAGTAATAATTGTATCTGTTTCAAAGCTGTAGTCTGATACCATGTAGGCTACTTTCAATGGATGTGTGTAGTAGAGTTCTCAAGTATCTCTCTTTTGCTGGCAATGATATTTTTTAGCGTAAAGTATTGCTTTTTCAACTCTATCAAGATCAATTTTGGTGTTAAATCTTATGTTGGTTCTGAACAGCTTATTTATTAAGCTCTCACTATAAAAATCTATCATTGCACACCTCTAAATGGTTATTAATAAATTATACCATAATTCAAACTTTTTGTATACTCCAATCCCAGATAAAAACTGGAAAAGAAGCAAATTAAATTATAAATTTTTTGAATTCAGTTATCACGATGCTAAAACTAACCTTGAGTTGCATATCTCTGGTGTTAATGAGTAAAATTTTGCTGTAATTTTTTTTTGGACCAGCATTTTTTCATTTATGCATAATCTAGTGTTTATTAACCTTGCTGAGAGTTTTTAACAATATTGCCAAATTTAGAATACCTACTATTATAGTGCAACTTCACTGTACCAACTGGCCCATTACGGTGTTTAGCAACAATTATTTCAGCAGTGTTATAACATTTATTTTGTCTAGCTTTCCATTCTGTGTATTCTGGAGTACCTGGATCTTGTTCTGATCTAGACAAGTAATATTCGTCCCGATATATAAGCATTACAATATCTGCATCTTGTTCAATGGAGCCTGATTCTCGTAGATCTGAAAGAATAGGCTTTTTATCTGACCTTTGTTCTACAGCTCTAGACAATTGAGATAACGCAATGATTGAAATATTGAGCTCTTTAGCAAGAGCTTTTAAGCTCTGAGTAATTTCAGAAATCTCCTGTACTCGATTATACTGACTTCCTCTGTTATCAATTTTTATTAGCTGTAAATAATCAACAAATAATATTGCTAAATTATGTGTACGTTTAAGTCTACGAGCTCGAGATCTAATTGCAGATATCGAGATTGCTGGAGCATCATCTATAAAAAAATTCCACTTTTGTATTTCGTCTTGTACAGTCTTTAACTTATCAATATCTTGTTCACCTATTTTACCGTTAAATAATGCAGAGCTATTAATTTCTGATTCTATAGAAAGAATTCGAGTAGAGATTTGCTGAGATGACATTTCTAAAGAAAAGAATCCAACTGATGGTTTTATATTAGAAACTTTGCTATTTTGTTGAGTAGATGATGATAAAAAATATTTACAAGCATTTACAGCTAAGTTAACTCCTAAAGCAGTTTTACCCATTGATGGCCTGCCAGCTAATATTATTAGATCAGAATTTTTAAATCCTCCAAGCTTTGAATCAAGGTCAAGTATTCCACTACTGATACCATTAATAGAGTTTTTATTTTTAATAGCAGCT
This genomic interval from Orientia tsutsugamushi contains the following:
- a CDS encoding tetratricopeptide repeat protein produces the protein MYYLHHRYVQGIALYELGQYQEAIDNYDIAIKHKPDLAEAYMNKGVALRKLGQHQEAIKKFNLAIKYNPGLIAPYISKVLKKLEMQ
- a CDS encoding ankyrin repeat domain-containing protein; protein product: MILKSKTKYTLHSAIQDGDIKKVKQLINKDITLVNSKYKDGTTALSVALKYKNLPIAKILLNNEANVNAQDNDGHTALHLVVETIQVYYEFFEKYPTYCNDHIALLLKYNADVNIENNQGNTPLSDAVECKCVEPLAIMLKHNSTGINKKYDEGETLLHIAIRNKIIDIIQLLIDYGADIDAKDDNGMTTIDYAAKSGNADVFNFLTEQSVPWY
- a CDS encoding replicative DNA helicase produces the protein MEKDLAKIATSNIQAEQMILGAILINNRALYNINEFLLPEHFYEPLHGKIYKSINLIISKGISATVISLKNMLGNELAFEEIGGVDYLAKLTTLALSIVNVNEYGKIVYDLALQRYLIEIGEKIVTNAYSSTLADLAITQIETAESQLYDLGSRGTLSKGFTKLQTSIEESWTSISAAIKNKNSINGISSGILDLDSKLGGFKNSDLIILAGRPSMGKTALGVNLAVNACKYFLSSSTQQNSKVSNIKPSVGFFSLEMSSQQISTRILSIESEINSSALFNGKIGEQDIDKLKTVQDEIQKWNFFIDDAPAISISAIRSRARRLKRTHNLAILFVDYLQLIKIDNRGSQYNRVQEISEITQSLKALAKELNISIIALSQLSRAVEQRSDKKPILSDLRESGSIEQDADIVMLIYRDEYYLSRSEQDPGTPEYTEWKARQNKCYNTAEIIVAKHRNGPVGTVKLHYNSRYSKFGNIVKNSQQG